The DNA segment AAGCATTACTGGGCGTCACCGGCTCCGGAAGGACATTTGCAAATGAAAAAGGGAGTGCTATTTAGGATGAGCTCGTTCTGTTTATCTGAAATCTTGCGGCCAAATGGGCTGGGAGGACAGAATAGAACCGGGGGATTGGGCAGCACAAGTGCCTCTATTCGTGAAAAGAAAATTTTAATAGGTGGAAGGATATATAATGTTAGTTATTGTTCCACTTTGCTGTGTGAATGTATGGCTATTGATAGTTTTTGCGTAAGAAAAAACAGTGATTGGAGAAAAGCCAGAGAATACAGAGAGTTAATGATGTTCAATAAATACATTTTATAAGGAGGTAAGGTATGAATGCCAGAAGCAAAATGCGAAGAATGCAAGGAAGGAAAGTTTTTATCTTTTTTATTCAAACAGTTGTTCCTTTTTTATTACCATTTCTATTTGAAGTACCGCCCGAGTATATTTCTAAAAGTGTACAAGTTATAGCAGTTGTATTTTTTGCGGCAATTGATTTGTTTTTCATTTATTTATTAAATGAAAAACAAAAGCAGGATCAAATGGTAGAATTTAGAAATAAAATTGCGAGAGATGCGTATTCAAATGTTTACGAATTGAATGAGAGAAAACGAAATTACATAGTTAATTGTTCATATAGGCAAGATTTTTCTTTACCAGAAAAAGTAATACCATATAATATCCATGAGTATATTGTAGAGATATGTAATTCATTTAAAAATGTTATTTCTCAAATAACAGAGATTAACAAAGAATATATTTCAGTATCGTTTATTTATAGGTATAAATATAGAAAGGAAAAAGAACCGTGGAGATGGATTGTGGGCAAAGAACAAACAATGCAAACGCCATTGGATGAGTTTGTTAATACGGAAGAAACAGTATATTATACTTTGATTAATGAAAAAGATACGGTTGTATTTTATAATGATAAAGGCTATGTCACAACAAACAGTTGATAAATAGCCATTTTTATAGGGGAGTATCAGAACTCCCCTATAAACTGTTATTTGCAGTTATCTATACTCATTTGGAATTTCGATATGAAGTGTCTCACACAATAACTTCACATCATGTGCATCATTTTCATCAAACTCGTATCCCAGATGGAACATTACTTGACTATATGGTTCAATACAGGAAACCTCTATTTCCTCAATTCTTCCTTTACCCGAAAAAGTTTCTACCGGAAAACAATCCCCATCATAAAGAATTTCACCTTCGTCCGTATATTCAAAACAATGCAAATCAATAATTCTGTTTTTCAAATCTTCCCATACAGTATGGTTCAATGTTGTATATTCCATCTTAATCTCATAAAAGCCATTAGCTTTCATTATTTCTATAAAGTTCTGATAATCGTTCTTTTCTACAAAAATGTCAATATCATTATGGGCTCTTGACTGATATCCAAGAAGAGCATCTACACCCCAGCCACCATCAAGAAAGACTTTAATCTCCGCATCTATTGCAAATTGAAGAATCTGTTTTACATCTGTTATATTGACCATCTTATCATCTCCACAAATTCTAATTAGGCGACCAGAGGAACTGCTGGTCTGTTTGATAAATCTCTGCATTTAGCAGTTTTCAATGTTGCCAAAACGAAAGTTAAGAAGATGTTCCTTTTCTCCATGTCGCTTTCTTTGGCGTAATTTACAAGGTTATTCCACACAAGATAGTTGTTCAGATACTTGGTAGAAACACCGTTAAAGCCACGCATAAACCTCTTTAGCTGGCTATGGTAGCTATTGATATGTTGGATATTATAAATGCCTTTCTTGGCTTTGCCAGTCTTTAACTGCACAAGGTCAATGCTATTGGCATTTGTAAATCTCACATAGGAGTTCATCTTGTCCGTAACAAGAGTGGAATTGGTCTTAATCCTACCATCATAAATATGATGTAAATCTCTTGTAGAAACTCTACCAGTATTCGTAATCTTGGAGATAGACAAGCCATTCCTATTAACCGCACAAGGAACACATACCTTTTCTTGGGACAAGCCTCTGATATGTGTAGAATGACCACGCTTATGAGCCTTGCGTGGCATAGCAAATGTCTTACTCTTGCTATGATTGCCCTTGTACGAGATGGCGAAAAAAGTTTCGTCAGCCTCAATAATGCCGTCAAGGGTAACATCGTCTGCCATATTCTGAAGTGCATCCAAAATCTTGTGTCTCCAAAGGAATGCGGTGTTTCTGTGAATCCCACAAGCAACAGCAGTCTTACGAATGGATAAGCCATTCATCATACAATCAATGTACTGCTCCCACACGGACAAGTCTTTTCTTGTACCAGACACAATGGAGTTCGTAGCAATCACGAAGGACTTGCCACAATCCTTACATACATATCGCTGTGTGCCATCTTTACGATGACCATTGCGAACCACATGGATACAGCCACAAAGAGGGCATACACGACCATTTGCAAAGCGTTCCTTTGCTACGAAATCTTCAATATTCAAAGACTTTACAAAGGCAGGACTTAAAAGCATTGTTTTAAGGCTTTCCTGCTCTGCGACAGTCAACTTACCGATAATATCTAATGCGTCTTTGATAGTAGGCATATCCAATTACCTCCTTCGGTGGTACTGTTTCTTACTATTATTATACGCTATTTCTCGTCAAAAATCAACCATTTGTTGTGACAGAGCCATGATAAAAAAGAAATGGCTGAAAATAATAAATATTATATGAGCGCAAGAGATAAAAGGCATAATAAAAACGGCTCTATTTTTGGCGTCCAGCTTATGTTTAGTAATAATGCGAAAGCGTTTGTTGAAGGAATATTGATAATATCGACTTATGGAGAGAGATTCATTTCTGATAACAATCCAGAAAAAGTAAATCAGTTGAAACGATTAATAATTGATGATCTTTTTCCGAATTACCAACGGCTATTAGAAACAGAATTGGGGATGTTATATTTGCAGCATCGGAGTAAGCCTGATGAAGAATTAGGAAATAAAAATGTTTCCAATTAAAAAGAGAAATTGCAGAGAAAAAAGAAGTGCGATTATGTGTAATGGGAATGTAGCCAGAAGGGACTCTTGTCAGCTCACATCGGATTCGAAAATAGAAAAAGAGACCTGAAGTAAGATTGTTGAGTATGGCTTAGTGAAACGGGAACGAAAGCCCCCTAACAGTTCTGCCACACTGTACATACAGGAAACAGTTATGAAAGAGAGAGATTAAAATGGATGGATTTGTATTCACGATTCTTTTGTTCGCCATGTTTACGGCCCTGATGGTTCTTCTGATTTCCAATTTAAAAGGAAGCGGCGCGGTCTATCTGTCTGCCGTCACGGCAACCTTATGCGCGTGGTTTATCGGGGTGATTTTGGATGCCAACATTGATTTTGGGGAACCTGTCGGATTTCTGTCTTTTAGAATACTCTTCCCTATACTGGCCATGGGAATTTGCATTTTAAAAGCGGTGATGAAAAAATAGAATAATCAATCGGAATTACCAGAGCAAAAAAATTTAAGACGGAGGTGTTATTCTTGAAACGAGCAATGATCGGAGGATTTATTTCGCTGATTGGAAGTATTTGGATGCTGGCTGTTATCATATCCGCAAACGATTATGCTGTAAGCGGGTGGACAACTCCTCCCGGAAAGCTATTAACCCAGATAGCGGAAGCGGATCTTATGGTATGGTTCGGCATTTCTGCCGCGGCCATAATTTTGGGGATCCTTTTGATGGCAGTCGAGTATTTTAAGAAAGATCAGTAGTCTCCCTTCGACGAAGTTTTGCAGCGCAGCCGCCTTCTCTCCTTATCCACCCAATAAGATATGTATATTTTGTACAGTAT comes from the Eubacteriaceae bacterium Marseille-Q4139 genome and includes:
- the lnu(C) gene encoding lincosamide nucleotidyltransferase Lnu(C) encodes the protein MVNITDVKQILQFAIDAEIKVFLDGGWGVDALLGYQSRAHNDIDIFVEKNDYQNFIEIMKANGFYEIKMEYTTLNHTVWEDLKNRIIDLHCFEYTDEGEILYDGDCFPVETFSGKGRIEEIEVSCIEPYSQVMFHLGYEFDENDAHDVKLLCETLHIEIPNEYR
- a CDS encoding IS1595-like element ISSag10 family transposase; translation: MPTIKDALDIIGKLTVAEQESLKTMLLSPAFVKSLNIEDFVAKERFANGRVCPLCGCIHVVRNGHRKDGTQRYVCKDCGKSFVIATNSIVSGTRKDLSVWEQYIDCMMNGLSIRKTAVACGIHRNTAFLWRHKILDALQNMADDVTLDGIIEADETFFAISYKGNHSKSKTFAMPRKAHKRGHSTHIRGLSQEKVCVPCAVNRNGLSISKITNTGRVSTRDLHHIYDGRIKTNSTLVTDKMNSYVRFTNANSIDLVQLKTGKAKKGIYNIQHINSYHSQLKRFMRGFNGVSTKYLNNYLVWNNLVNYAKESDMEKRNIFLTFVLATLKTAKCRDLSNRPAVPLVA